Proteins encoded within one genomic window of Bemisia tabaci chromosome 2, PGI_BMITA_v3:
- the LOC140223878 gene encoding uncharacterized protein → MEPYSAMFGVKAKMGVASSVPSCYLEKLQNALDEEVFESVINGCQIITDAVIEIAADIEPSDITTAVQSTSLPESQSNTPTTSESSDAKACDIQPSDLTTAESQPNIPTTSESSNAKASKAHPAVTLRQKVSENLKVFEVVKYKGLKVEDVPQDCFSVRELVRKMSVGSGQGYQRCSCKKSMCRTLQCRCFKNKVHCNSACHPQRTCANNN, encoded by the coding sequence ATGGAGCCATATTCGGCAATGTTTGGTGTAAAGGCTAAAATGGGAGTTGCTTCTTCTGTGCCCTCCTGTTACcttgaaaaacttcaaaatgcgCTAGACGAAGAAGTGTTCGAAAGTGTCATTAATGGTTGTCAAATTATTACGGATGCTGTTATTGAAATAGCCGCCGACATTGAACCCAGTGACATAACAACAGCAGTACAATCAACATCTCTACCCGAGTCTCAATCTAACACTCCAACGACCTCAGAGAGTAGCGATGCAAAGGCGTGCGACATTCAACCCAGTGACTTAACAACAGCAGAGTCTCAGCCTAACATTCCAACGACCTCAGAGAGTAGCAATGCAAAGGCATCAAAGGCTCATCCTGCAGTAACGCTTCGTCAGAAAGTGagcgaaaatttaaaagtttttgaagTTGTGAAATATAAAGGTCTGAAGGTGGAGGATGTGCCGCAAGATTGTTTCAGTGTTCGGGAATTGGTGCGGAAAATGTCCGTCGGAAGTGGACAGGGGTACCAGCGGTGCTCCTGCAAAAAATCTATGTGTCGCACCTTACAGTGCCGTTGCTTCAAGAATAAAGTGCATTGCAATTCCGCTTGCCACCCGCAAAGGACCTGCGCCAATAACAATTAG